AAATTCAACAAGAGGGGTTTTCCCTGTACCGCCTACTGAAATGTTTCCTACACTTATTACAGGTGTATCAACACTGTGTATTTTTAAAATGGAAGTATTATAAAGAATATTGCGGATTGTGATTGCGGTGCCGTAAATCAGAGAAACAGGTGAGGTTAAAATTCCCCATACAGGATTTTTCAGCACAGGAGTCATGCTGTTTTAAAACCTTTTTCCCTGAGGAACTTCATTATGGAAATTGCTGCACGTTCTGAAGCTCCGCGGTGCCCGAGTTTTTCACTTACAAT
This bacterium DNA region includes the following protein-coding sequences:
- a CDS encoding tetraacyldisaccharide 4'-kinase is translated as MTPVLKNPVWGILTSPVSLIYGTAITIRNILYNTSILKIHSVDTPVISVGNISVGGTGKTPLVEF